In Brassica napus cultivar Da-Ae chromosome C2, Da-Ae, whole genome shotgun sequence, the sequence acagCTATCATGTTTGTTTAGTATTCACACATTATATAATTACACTTAAGTTATATAAGCAATCATCATTTACATAGTTTCTTCAAAAgagtgaaatattttttttctcaaatacttttcatcaaaaacttttaaaaagaaaaaaaaaataaaaaataaaagaaatgagaaattaGAAATTAGTAGATCAATTAGAAAACCAAGTGAAGATAATTGGTTGGCTCTACATTTCCGGTGCATTTGTGTGGGTAAACCACAAACAATCGTAAAAATAATTGGGCCGATAAGGCCCAGGTTTCAACAAATGCGAATAACAATCCACATAGTAAAttaacacaacaacaacaacaaaaaagctgcaaaataaattatatgacAAAGATAGAGTCGTGGAAGCACCTTAGCCTAATAGTTTAGGTTTAAATGATTCTACTCCAGATTTCGTAGGATGGTTCAAATGATGCAATTAAGCGTAGATCTTCATAAGACATGTAGTATTGTAGGTTGTTAAATCGTCTAtgcaatttttttcataaatgtaatattataataaatgagcgttaaaagaaaaactaacgataaaaaaataactaagagAAACGAATAAAAAACAAGCAGGAAAATATCACAAATTTCCTCTCTTTTTATTGTCATTTGGGCTTGGCCCGGTATctttaatctatataaaaatcttgacggaaaaaaaaaaaaaaaactaatttgacAAGTTACTACTCAAGTTAGTACCAAAAGGAGTATGCTATGTGGTCGAAGATTGCAAGTGCAAGTAAATAAGGACAAAATAAAACCGCCGAACCCCAAAATTAAGCAAACTTTATtagaagaagctaagcttagaGTTAGAGAGAAACGGGAGGCAATCACTCACTGGACCGATTGGTTAAAAAGATCAAAACAAAACTGGAAGAGTTTATTATCCTCATTTAACTACTTAAAAAAGGAAAGACTTCTCCTTTTTCAAGTTATTAAATTTGAAGGGGATCGatagattcttcttttcttAGTTTCTGGGTTTTGTCTGAATCAGATGATGATGGATGTTGATAAACCTCCCCAAGATATTTCTCCAGCTATAATGgtatttttttctcattctttTAACTCAAATTCCAAAATGAAAAATTgagtctttttcttcttttccctGATTTTAGTTAAGAGGGTTTAGGTGATCTTCTACAAATAGTTGAAATTGTAAGTCATAGAAATGCTTTGGATTCTGTTTTCTTGGGTTTCCCCAAATAGATTGCTTCTATTGGTTGTAAAGTGCACACACTCTGTGTGATGTGTAGGGCTTCTAGCTAATGATCAAAAGAACATTGAAAGACTCATCCTTTTAATGATTTAACCAAAGTTGTCTTCAGTTTCAAGTGAACAAAACAGTGTGAAGAGCCCTAGCTTATGATCAATGCTCAGTGAACATTGAAAGACTCATCCTTGCTAATGATTGCAGGATGCTGAGATCACAAGAGAGGAGATATCACCGAGCCAACACGAAAGATGGAGATGCCTTGTGTTAGATATAGAGTTGAGAGCACAAGAAGACTCTCATGGCTCCAAAAGATTCAACTTCTCTCCCATGGCAAGTCCTAGAATCggtccttcctcttcttcaagaagaagaaccaaTCTCAAGAACGTCTTTACCTTCAGAAACCGAAACAACAATGCAGCAGATATTGAGGAAGGTTCGGCTCTGGTGTCTAACATCCCAAGAACATGGTCTCTCACCAATCTCTTAACCCTCCGAAAATCCAACAAGACAGAGTCTTTACCTGTAACCCCTTTGGTTCACTCCAATCCTGAGTCAATGCACGGAAGCTACACCGTTGATGATGATCAAGTCAGAGAGCATACACTGCCTATTCGCCGTTCACGTTCTGTCCCAACACTCATTGATAAAGATGGAAATGCAAAGCCCTTAGGGCTTCTCCGTGTGATTCCTACTCCATCTCGGCTAGATACTAAGACGAGTAATGATCATGATGGGGGAGAAAATGTTCCGGAAGAGGAAGCTGTGTGCAGGATCTGTATGGTTGAGCTGGGAGAAGATTCAGAAGCTTTCAAGATGGAATGCATGTGCAAAGGGGAGCTAGCTCTTTCCCACAAAGCCTGCACCATCAAATGGTTCACTATCAAAGGGAACATAACCTGTGACGTCTGCAAACAAGTTGTTAAGAATCTCCCTGTGACGCTTCTCCGTGTGGAGGATTCTTCTTCTCAGGACCGGTCTAGGCGTACGTTAAACCAATGGCAAGATGTGCCGGTTCTTGTGATTGTAAGTATGCTTGCTTACTTCTGTTTCCTCGAGCAGCTTTTGGTGATGGAAATGAAATCTAGCGCCGTTGCAGTAGCTTTGCCATTCTCTTGCATTATTGGTCTTCTTGCATCGGTTATATCAACAACAATgggtaataatatatatactctCTTTCTATTCTTTCTTATTCTCTAAGTTAAAACATGATGATTTTGTGGTGCAGTGAAAAGGAGCTATGTGTGGATCTTTGCAACCGTTCAGTTTGGTTTAGTTGTCCTGTTCGGACATGTTTTCTACTCAGTTGTAAGATTTGAAACTGACTTTGTTAAAAGCTCTGGTTCTTGATTCTCTTAAACCCTCTCGTTTAACTTGTGTGCAGCTTAAGCAGCCGGTTGTGTGCATTGTCTTAGCCACTATGATCGGATTTGGACTCACCATGTCCGGCACAACGGCTATTAACGAGCTTTTTAAATGGAGGAGAAGCCATAGTCATCACCAGGAACCAGTAAGCACTCAGGTGGCTCCACCACAGTCTCAGACAGCAGAGTAGCTGTTTGCTGAAAGCTAGTGATGTCTTGTTGTTTTGGTTAGTAgaattagttttagttttagctGAATCCATTTGTCAATGTTGTTGTGATGTAAGAGCAGTTTGATGCTATTTTGTGACATCatttatagaatattttaaatatatttaatattaatatttagtaTTAGTTCCAATAATGCTTGTTATAAATTTTAcccaaaaattattttattttaattatatttattttatacataaatttaatttctataagatataaaatgatttctataaacttataattgtattatgaaagttttaataatattttatataacataattattgatatttttagatacaaaacaaaattatataaaaatttaaggatcaatttataaataaaaaaaagtttaatactAATTTGAGGTTGTGAATACTATTACTTAAAATTTGAGAGAATACTATTcacaaattcatttttcctctcAAAATAACACACCATAAAAAAAAGTccatatttttgaagttttccttcAAAATAAGGTATAATTGGAGATAGTCTTTCATCACAATGATGAAAGGCACACTTGACTACATAAATCATAACGAGTAGTATGATTAGAAATGTAACATTGCTTGAAGAACACATCTTCACAGCTTTTGACAGATCACAATAACCCTTTTCAGTTTCATTCTTCAGTTCTAATTCTCACCCACCCCACCTCTCCCTTCAAAGTAATCTCTCTCTACCTCTCTATCACTCTCAGTTTAAACCAATTTTTTGTAAGTTTAACCTAATAACATTTCCAGTCTCTTAATTGAAATAATCTGTTTTAGTTAACAAGTAATAATCTTCACACTAACAAGAGAATCCTACTCTTCACCTACCTACCTACATCTCTCTATTTAACAACCCCCAAAACCTCTCAAcatacacaacaacaacaataacaacaatggCTACTTCAAGAATATTCATGTCCTCTAATCTATTCATTTTCTTCCTTGTCATGGCTACAACCAATGGTCAGGCTCCAGCACCAACCCCTTCAGGTCCAACCAACATAACCGCAGTCCTAGAAAAGGCTGGTCAATACACAATGTTCATAAGACTCCTCAAGAGCACACAAGCCGCAGACCAAATCAACACTCAGCTCAATTCTTCCTCGAGCCAAGGCTTAACCGTGTTTGCCCCAACCGATAACGCATTTAGCAGCCTCAAATCCGGAACCTTAAACTCATTATCCGACCAGCAAAAGGTTCAGCTTGTTCAGTTCCATGTCCTTCCTACACTCTTGACGATGCCTCAGTTCCAAACCGTTAGTAACCCCTTACGCACGCAAGCTGGTGATGGACAAAACGGTAAATTCCCTCTTAACATTACTAGCTCCGGTAACCAAGTCAACATCACCACGGGAGTTGTCAGCGCAACGGTGGCTAACTCTGTCTACAGCGATAAGCAGCTTGCAGTTTATCAAGTGGATCAAGTTTTGCTTCCATTAGCAATGTTTGGTTCAAGCTCGGCTCCTGCTCCTGCGCCTGAGAAAGGTGGCTTGGTTTCGAAAGGCTCAGCTCCAAGTGGGGACGATGGAGGAGATTCTACTGATTCATCTGACACAGAGAGGATCAGATACGGTTTAATCTCCACCACCATGGCAGCCATTGCTGCTTATTTTCTGTGGATATAACATCAAGTCAGTCCATATTGATTATTGGATTTTAAAGAGCTTTAAATTTTGTTGTAATTGAGACTTGTGTTGTCGTGTTATTGTTTTGATTCAAAATGAGACAAATTACGATTGAGGTTGCGCAAAACTTTCTTGATGAAAAATGAgtgtaattttataaaacaactaAAAAAACTTTATCAGTTGATAAAAACCGTTTggttattaagtttttttttttttttttttttttttttttttttttttattaagttcaGTGTATAtgaacataatttgtttaaagaaaaaagtttCATTAGCTTGTTATTTCTGGACGATTTAGAAGTTGAATGAGTGAAAAATCTATATCACATTTAAACCATAAGTGAAAGTAGGAGTATTGTTAACTAGCCTTTAGTCTCCGTCGGCATTCTATTTGAAGGATCggcacaccaacagactggtaATGTCTCCTGCGTGTTTTTTTCCTCAAAATTGAACGCAAAATTGTAACCCAAGCAATTCTTCTATCTGAGCGGTTCTCTGCCTGATTCGAGAAGAAAGCGTTACTCGGTTCTTTAATGGATTTCTTCCTTTCAATTTTCAGTTAAACCAACGTTTTGAGTCAAGGGATGATGGCAATATCAGCGATGTCATAACTATCAACCATATCCAAGAGTTACACTTCCCagcaaaaccaattaaaatacCTCTCTTTGTTTGGCTGAATAGTTGGAACTACTTTGTTGATCATTGTTAGATCGAATGTCAATTCCCTTCATCTCAACTATATATCTTGACGTGGAAATAACTTCATAACGACTTCTAAATTTACATTGTCAGAAAACCAAACAATATATTCCAGCTTACGCAAGGCCAACACTAGGGGTGTCAATTCGGGCCGGCCCGATCCGGTCTTTGTAGGGCTATAAGGCTTTTTGGACTTTTTGGACTTTTCGAAAATAATTTTGTCATTGTCACTTCCATCGTTTTACTatatgtgaattttcattaaaaaaaaaaacagtttcattttttacttttaaaatataaagtaagtttaaattttttttctttatcaaatatattttactttttcgtatgcttgaatataattttattgcaaataaatcttcattaaatatatatatatatttagtttctaaaaaatatatactgaagttttagatataaattatataaaattttaaagactattttataagaaaaattaacaCTAAAATTATGTACTATTCATTTGGTTCATGGACTCTGATACAGTAAAAACatctatatataagaaattattaAGAAAGCTGAAACTGCAGAATATTCACGACATCGAtcttttactccaaatatatagaaaagaaaaagaaagaaacatcaaTTAATCAGTCTGCATATCAAACTCTTGATGATGAACGTCTTCCTTTATTTTTTTCGTCCATCTTTGTCTTCTAGAACATTTATTTTGTGCCTTTAAAAAATTGTGTTACAAAACTATTCCAACATGATTAACCTaataaattcaatcaaatgacATAATCACACATTAAATAATAATCATAGACCTAAACTTTCTCTGATATGAGAGACTCGGTTTGGTTATGACCATCTGATAGTACACATGATCCAATTTTTGAAACGAAATGATTGAGGTCGTGATTAAGCGCAGTGGGCTCACTTCTGATAAAGTGGATCCCACGGATCCAATGTCTTATATTACTCGATATGATCACATGTATTGAATTCTAATGTTAATATCATATACTACTCTTTTACAAACAATGCTGTGGATTTTAACtttcatattatttacaacTGTAATGAAATAATAGAGAGACAACAAATTAAAGACGTCGTCAATTAAAAGTGTTTTCTGTACATCCTGCACCAATGAATGAATGCTTGGAGGAACCATGCCATTTGATCaagatatatacataaatataatgtATTGTAATACATATTTTGATGACGTCTATTGTAAGATTATTATTTGTAATCTGGCATGTAagacatttaatatatataaaaactaaaatatttatatatattacatatcgTTTTCTCATATTTATCCATAATTTTTAGCCCAAGATAAGCCCCAACCGAACAGACAATGATTCAAAGA encodes:
- the BNAC02G03310D gene encoding uncharacterized protein BNAC02G03310D, which produces MMMDVDKPPQDISPAIMDAEITREEISPSQHERWRCLVLDIELRAQEDSHGSKRFNFSPMASPRIGPSSSSRRRTNLKNVFTFRNRNNNAADIEEGSALVSNIPRTWSLTNLLTLRKSNKTESLPVTPLVHSNPESMHGSYTVDDDQVREHTLPIRRSRSVPTLIDKDGNAKPLGLLRVIPTPSRLDTKTSNDHDGGENVPEEEAVCRICMVELGEDSEAFKMECMCKGELALSHKACTIKWFTIKGNITCDVCKQVVKNLPVTLLRVEDSSSQDRSRRTLNQWQDVPVLVIVSMLAYFCFLEQLLVMEMKSSAVAVALPFSCIIGLLASVISTTMVKRSYVWIFATVQFGLVVLFGHVFYSVLKQPVVCIVLATMIGFGLTMSGTTAINELFKWRRSHSHHQEPVSTQVAPPQSQTAE
- the LOC106360583 gene encoding fasciclin-like arabinogalactan protein 11, with the translated sequence MATSRIFMSSNLFIFFLVMATTNGQAPAPTPSGPTNITAVLEKAGQYTMFIRLLKSTQAADQINTQLNSSSSQGLTVFAPTDNAFSSLKSGTLNSLSDQQKVQLVQFHVLPTLLTMPQFQTVSNPLRTQAGDGQNGKFPLNITSSGNQVNITTGVVSATVANSVYSDKQLAVYQVDQVLLPLAMFGSSSAPAPAPEKGGLVSKGSAPSGDDGGDSTDSSDTERIRYGLISTTMAAIAAYFLWI